In Manis javanica isolate MJ-LG chromosome X, MJ_LKY, whole genome shotgun sequence, the DNA window GAAACCTAGACTAAGGACAGAcaaaaggaagggggcattaaATAGAGGTTAGTCACGTTTCAGTTCAAAGGAAACAGAGCTAAAATGCCGAGTAGCTAAGGAATTCGTTTCATGCAGGTGGTGGAACTGGGCACTAGACTCTAAAGGGTTAATGAATGCTAATTGCACATTTGTGCACATGAATAGAGGTCTTTGGTTTTATGTAGCCTCTTTCCTAGAGGGCCCACAGCAGGGAGCAGTGGCCCTTGGAGTAGACCAGTCAGGGGCTCTGATTTGCCTGCAGAGCCACCTTGAAAACCTAGGCGGTCTCCCTGGGCACTAAGCTTTGAAGGTGGGACACTTGACTGGTGTCCTCTTTGCTGCATTGCTCCCCCTGAATGTGAGGGCAGAAGATATAGCCCCAGGACTCCAAGGTGGCTGTGCACTGGGACCTGAGAAGCTGGTGTGGCGAGGATAAAAGGCAGGCTCTTCCAATATGGAAATTCACTGTTAGAGCCTAGCCAGCACCCCAGCACAGTGTAGCAGTTTGGGACCAGCTGCGGCCGTGTAGCTCACCAGAGAAGCTGCCATTTCTCCTTCCCGTGTTCTCACATTGCTCAGCAAAGGCTGACAAACAGCTATTCAAGTACAAGTACAGCAAACACATTCTCTCTGCTGTTGCCTATTGCGTCCAGGACCAGGGACAGGGAGCAGGGGCAACAACCAACCTCTGGGGATCATCCGGTGTGACTGGTCCACAATATCTCCAAGGCATCTCAGCACCATCTTTTGAGTGGATTTATTTACACCTGATGCCTAACCTCCCAGGTTACACAAGCTTTATGGGCATGCTGACCTAGGGCAAATGGGAAAACATGGGTCCGGAAGTCAGCCAAATGGAAGGTGAAGGCTGGGGGGCGCCAAGGACAAGGCAGGACGTTCTAGCATTTAGACAGAAAGAGGCACTGCAGGCTCTAAGTCTGGAGCTGTCCTAGGGGAGTCAGTGGCAGAGCAATTCAGGGGAAAGCCAGGCCAGGAATTTGGGTTGGGGGAACCCAGGACTCCCTTTAGGCCTCCTAGTAGACACAGTCAAATTCCCCTCTGTGTCCAAAGTGAAGTAAAGATTCAAGGCAACACTCACACTGGAGTGAGGTGGGGAGATGGTTGCCCGGCCGCTCTGGGGTTTGTTGCCTACTTAACACAGTTTGCATCTGTTAAAGGCATGTAGGAAGCCTGAAAGGCTGTAATAAAGAACCATGTTTCTAGAAACCCCTATCATTACATAGTGCTTTGCTGGGGATCATTTGCAGTAGCCCTGGATGTTGGAGTCTGGGCTGCCCCTCACACAGAGGCCCATTTACTCCTCAGCTGCCATTCATACAGCGATTCCCAATAGCACATTGCCCATTGAAGCATCGGAATAGGAATAACACATTTCCCTCATAGAAGCTCAGCTCTGGGCAGTCAGCCTGTCATGCAGCCAGCAGGCTGAATTGCATCATGCATGTTTCCATAGCAGCGGTGTGATGTAATACCCCTAGAATAATGGCTTAGCTGTGGGGCTGCATGCAGGCTTTGACTGAATGAGAAAAGAaccaaaattgatttttttcatagcaCCTTAGAATTTACTATGTATTTTCACATCCATGATCACATTTGAGTTAGCAGTAGTTAGTAGGCACTACCACCTGTGTCTGCAAAAGACAGCCGGGCAGCAGAAGTGGCTCCCCACAGTCACACATTCATTCACAGTCACGTGGTAACACACCCAAATGCTCTCACATAAGCACGCTCATAAATTCACTCACTCACCAATTAGGTATATACATTTATGCACCTGCTCCCACacatgcttacacacacacaaacatcctCAcgtttacacacatacataaacatgTAAAACCCACACATGCAAActgctcacatacacacacactcacaaattcATTCACACAGGCAAACTCACATACTGAAGCTCACACATTCACTTCCACGTGCACACAAACATGCTCACATAAGAACACACTCAGACTCACACACATGCTTGGACATTCAAACACATATTCATGGACATACagttcactcacacacacataactcCCACATtaacatgctcacacactcattcacacacacacaaatgctcaCACCCACATTGATATGCACACACATGAACATGCATATAAACAGGCTAATGCATTCACACATGagcatgctcacacacacacatgtccacATATTTACCAACTCACACAAACATcctcacacaataacacacatAGGCATCCACATGCATACACTCATACATTAATATGCTTGCACATTCACTCATACCCACACAGTGATGTGCTGAcacataaatatgctcatggattCACTTGCACATTAGTATGCTTGCAcattcactcacacacactcacatacatattCAATCACAttcacacagacatgctcactaATTCATGTCAGCACATGAACATATACACACTCATACCTTCATACTTCTAAGTgtgatgagtgtgtgtgtgtaagtatgcTTACTCACGACCATAAGTGAGCATACTTATAAGTGAAGTATGCTCACTTAACACTTGATTTAAACATGGTTGCATGCACAACCATGCtcacatattcacacacacataagtTCACTTGCATTCCCATTCACTCACATGAACACACGTGTGTACATGTGTTCACACATGTACTCATGTGTGTACACCATTCTCTCACATGTGCAGTTAACATGCTGACACAGACTCACATGAGCATGTtcatacacacaagcacacagacacattcactcaACATACAAACAGACATACATTCATGTAAATACAACTTCATACACAAATATAATCATGCTTTCACTCACATGGACATGCTCACAGATGCACTAACATGTGAACAGGCTCACACAGACAACCCACACATTCACTCCCACACAATACACTTGAAAACACATACATGCTAACACATTCATTCACCCATAAATGTGCTCACACTCACATAAATTGACATTCACTCATACTTCCACACGAACACACTCACAGACATGCTCACATCCACTCATATGAGCATGCTTACACATTCACTTGCACACAGACATtctcacatacacaaacacactcacaaatTCACTGACACACAGACTGGCTTGCAGACACACGTGAATGCACATGAACACACGTGAATCACACATTCATATGCACATGAACATATTCATACATTGACTTCCACACACCGTCCTGCCTACATGCTTGCATGTGCCTACACATTTACTCACAGTCAACATATGCAAGCACACAAATATGCTCATGCATTCACTCACATATGAACACTCAGAAATACACTCACATAAACAGATATGCTCattcacacatgctcacacattacacacatatataagtTCACAAATACATCCATGCTTACACATTCCCTTACATGTTAACAAGTACAAATACATTCACAAGTcacacattcactcactcatACATGAAAATACATTCTCTTGCACATGAACACGCTCATAGAGTCATTCCCAGACAACTTGCATGGATATACACACATGCTCACAGTTTTACTCCCACACAAAATGATCAAGCACACAAGCATGCTCAACATTCCCTCACACACAGGAATGCTCACATACACTCACGAGCACACTGACACATTCACTGCGGGGgaacacactcacagactcactcATCCATGTGCATGTGCTCACATACACTCATGCACACAGTACACATTCACTCAGACATGGacacactcacatgcactcacTCAAACATGGTCACACACACCAAAAATCTTAGCTCTTGCTTTGGCCTCATTGCTCTTGAGTTTTTATCAGGATAAATCACATTTAGGAAAACAGTGCCTGAccctcttttctctttcactttgcCCCAACACCTTGTTTCAGCAAGTCATGAGCCAAGccctgctccaggtgctgggcccaCATTAACCTTGAGGTCAGTGctgctattattcccattttacccaTGGAGAAACCAAGACTCTGAGAAGTTAGGTAACTTATTCAAGGTCATACAGCCAGTAACTGTAAATGGAGCTCAAAGCCAGGCAGTGTGGCTGCTGAGTCCACCTTCTCACCTTTGTCCTCTCCTGCATGTAATAGTGTCTTCCTGTGTTGTAGGTGCCCCTGTGCCCGTGGGAGTATCCATCTATGTCTCCAATATTGAACAGATCTCAGAAATGACTATGGTAAGTGTGTCAGCTTCAGACATTGGGCTGAGAGCAGGGGACATGGGACATGGAGCAGGGTCAAAAGCCAACTCCAGTTGTTCCGACCTGCAGCAGAGCCCACATGGAGGAACACGGTGCATTTTGAAAATGGCTCATAGACCTCAAAGTGAAAGGCTAATGAAGCTTTGGGGAGATAACATAGGATATTATCTTTGTGGGAGGTAAAGACTTCTCTAAAAAGACCAAAAACACgaacagtaaaaaaaagaaaggtggtaACTTCAATTATATTAAAAGTCTGTTTAGCCAGAACttttttaacttctgttttgTAAAACAAACGAACGAAACGAGTTTGACAACTGTGAAAGGGTAAGTCAGAGTGGATGAAGATACCTGCAACACAAAGGACTgatactgaaaaatatatatagttccTATGAAttaataagaatattaaaaatcaatagaaaaatgatcagaaaatctgaacaggaaCTGCCACTCTTATGAAGAAAAGCAGGTAGcagataaatatatgaaaatatgcttgACTCTTTTATTGATTAGTGAAATACAAAATAAGACCACAGTGAGAACCCACCAGACTGGCAAAAAGCAAAAGTCAGACGATCAGAGCGTTGGGAAGGCAGGAGCATTGGAAATTCTCATCTGCTCTTGGCAGAGGTGTAAACTGGAACTTTCGTGGCGTAGTTTTTATGTCATTGTGATTTTGGTATAGATGGCACGTTCACACAATAATAAACAGTGCATATTCATACAAGGAAATGTTAACCAGCAATGCAAGTGAAAATTTAATTACAGATACAAACTTGAATGACTCTTGCAAATACAATGTGGAGTGAAAGAAGCAAATTACAGATACATACAATATGATTcccttcagaaaaaaattaaataagtccAAGTAAGCAATATGTTTCCTAGAAATACATACATAGACAATAAAACTCGAACAAACATCAAGGaaattattgttattaaaatCTAAGACAACGGATATTGCTGGGAAGTACAGGAAATATGTTCTAGAAGGGACACATTGAAGATTGAAAGTTCCTGGTTGTGTCCTATTTCTTCACCTAGATTTTAATTGCACAAAGTTCATTTTACCATTCCTGATATTTAACATTCTTCCGTATGTTTCATTCCTCATCTGCATTTATGATGTAGTCTGTGTACACCCTGAGGGTGAGGAAGAGCTGGGCAACCTCACATGCAACTGGGATTTACCTTTCTCTTCCCAGGACTATACGGTCACAATGGTTTTTCATCAGACATGGAAAGATCCACGTTTAGCATACCATGAGACCAACCTGAACCTGACCCTGGACTATCGAATGCTTGAGAAGTTATGGGTCCCTGACTGCTACTTTCTAAATAGCAAGGATGCTTTTGTGCATGACGTGACTGTGGAAAATCGAGTTTTTCAGCTTCACCCAGATGGAACGGTGCGATATGGCATCCGGTGagtttccttccccaggggctTGGGGACCAGCCCAACAGGCTtccttccccccccacccccaccgagTATACCAAGAACACACTCTAATAAAAGGACCCCAGAAGAGCCCAGTGCTTTCCAAGTCTGTCGTGCACCTACCCCTCACTCACCCAGCCCTGTAGCCAGTGGAACCGTCAGCATTTCCCACAGCCATCCATGGCTGTCCTGTCCCCACACCTTGGTTTCTGCTACTGCTTCTGTCTGGAATGGCCCTCTCCCCATTTCCATGAGCCTAACCATTGCCCATCCTTCCACCCTGCACTCAAAGGCCCTCCTTGGTTTGTCCAGCCGGAAGGGCTCTCCCTCTGCCTTACATTCCATGTGTACATTCTGCAGTTGATCTCTGTGTCTTTCCCTGAGGTTTCCTCCCTGTCAGGAATGCAGGCAGACGCACGCTGAAGCCTGTTAACTGGGGCGGCGGGAGCCAGTCCTGCCATTGGTCATCTTTGCATCATGCGGGGGACCCCGGGGCATGCAGTGCATGTCTGTTGTCTATGGCTCTGTACTCACGGACTGTGTGCATGCTGGAGCGCCTCACTGGCCTACTCATAGCATAGCATGTGGTCGCCGAGGCTTCCCTCGCAGTGTCATCACTTACAACTGGCTCTTAAGgcaagcaggagagagaaatttaGCTCAGAATATTTCTGCAAGAGGTAGCTGCCGAGGTTCAGCTCTATGTCTGGGTCTGTCTTTCTCTAGGGTGCTCCCACTCTGTCCCACTTCATTCCCCTTCCACTTCCCCACAGACCAAGGTGCTAGAGCCAGAGAACAACAAACCTGACAGGAAACAGGTCACTGGCCACACCTGTTTCATTTAAAGGGGGCCTCAGCTGATCAATGCTGCATGGAGGATTcatagaagggagagaaacacacacatgcacacatgcacacacacaccccacccactGTACAAAGTGGCAATTGCTTCAAGGGTTGAAAGGGACTGCAGTTTTCTCAGGAACCGTCACTGCCTGGGCTTGACtcacttttcctttcattttgcattttcttggtAGACTCACCACCACAGCAGCTTGTTCCCTGAATCTACAAAAATTTCCTCTGGACAAGCAGACCTGCAAGCTGGAAGTGGAGAGCTGTACGTATGTCCCCCGCGGCCCCTTCTTCCCTACCTGGGGTTGTGGCCATCAGGAAACCCAAGGCCGACTTAACAGCAAGACAGACGGTATAGATCCCCGACTCCCTCCCTTcacctttatctctctctcttccagagTCAGGCAGATAgacagaggtgtgtgtgtgtgtgtgtgtatatatatatggcatcTGGGGACATGTGGCCTTTAGAATGGAAATAGTCCCATTGGGAACTTGAACCCTGCTGTAGGGAGGTTGTGTACAAGCCAGTGGCTAAGAAACTCTGAACTGAAAGTTCTCTTTCCAGGTCCCTGGACCCTGTGCTTAGACTCCACAAAACACAAAGGTGCCCCCAAAGGGCAGGTTCCCACCATCCCCCTCTGGTGTGAAATTTGCCTGTGCCTGCTTTCTGAGATCAGCTAACTCTGTCCCTTTCCTGCTCCCAGATGGCTACACAGTTGAAGACATAGTCCTGTACTGGGAAGGCAATGGGCAAGCCATCCAGGGCACTGAGAAGCTGCATATCCCTCAGTTCAGCTTCCTGGGAAAGACGATAACTAGCAAAGAGGTGCTTTTCTACACAGGTGGGTCTgaccccttccttctctcctgtctCTTGTCTCTTTTGTACCCTGGTAAACTCATAAAGACGTCTTCCTTTAACCTCTATGCTTCTGCTGCCTCCTCTCCTATTTCCCTCTGGCTCCTGACAACCTCCAAGGGCTTAGCCGGGTTTAATACTCTACAGGTGCAACAGGTATGTGCTCTTGGCGATAAAAATAGCCCTCCTCACAGGCTCAGCCTCTCCCCATCCATCTGTTTGCAGCTTTGAAGTATCTCCTGTCTCCTACTAGACAACTTTAGTTGACATGGATCAAGTGAGGATGGAAAGAGAGAGCAGACTTGCTAGGCCATTGGGGCCTACTGATACAAGCCATTGTCCCTGGCTGCAAATGAGGTCAAGTCTGCAGACTGCCCTGGCAGGAGTAGTAGGGGCTGAACTGCCCTTTTGGTTTCCCACCCTCCATCCTCTAGTTCACACTACAAATCCCATCAACCCTGCCACCCTGACACTAGTTTGTCTCCTTGCCAGGTTCCTATGTGCGCCTGATACTGAGGTTCCTGGTCCAGAGGGAAGTCATCAGCTACCTGGTACAGATCTATTGGCCTACTGTCCTCACCACTGTTGTCTCTTGGATGTCATTTTGGATGAACTATGAATCCTCTGCAGCCAGGGTGACACTCGGTAGGTCAGCTCCCAAGTGTTTTAGGTCCCACCCTGCAGAAAAACAATGTGTCTTAGCTACAGGTCTGGTTTAACCTCCGCCATTCAAGACAGACTCCTCAGCCCCCTTCTTCAGGAGCATATGGTGGACCAAACCTTTATATTTGTGTAATATTTTAGGACTTCAAAAATCTTCTGAGGAATATGATCCCATTTAATACTAAGGGGCCAACAGAAAGCCTACATACTGGAAGACAAAGGGGGAAGGGGCCATCAGAGGCAATACAGGACTAGAGATGTGAGTCATTGTGAAACCATGACTGGTGATTTGGGGCTTAATCCTAAGAGCAGTAGGAAGTCCCTGAGTCCCTGAAGCACAGGCTGGGTATGAAGATGGGGGGGCCGGGGAGGAGCAAAGAGAGCGTTTGAGTGGAGGCCCCTGGCCCTGAGAGCTGAACATGACCTTTGCTCTCTCTCTGTGGGATGTGAGCCAATGGCTTGCCGGCAGCTTCGGCCACCTGAGGAGACTTAGCCCTGTGCCATGTCATTTGCAGGTCTGACTTTAATGCTCATCCTGAACACCATCAACTCACATCTGCGGGATAAACTCCCGCAGGTCTCCTGCGTCAAGGCCATCGATATCTATGTGGTTGTATGCTTCTTCTTCGTGTTCCTGTCCTTGCTGGAATATGTCTACATCAACTATCTTTTCTACAGCCGAGGAGGGTCCCGACGCAATAGTAGGCGACACAGACGAGCCCAAAGAGTCATGGCCCGCTATCGCTACCGCTACCGGAGCACAGCGCTGCAGGTTGGCCTTCTTCCCTGACAGTCTGCTTTCCTGGCGTGCCTCTCAGGCCTCAGCTTGCTGCTTGACCCCTTCACATTTCTCAGTTTGTTGAATCctcacacacacgtacacacaccaGAGAACAAAGCAGGGAAGCAAATTCTCCTAGGTCCTTTATAGGTCGAGTCACTGTCCAAGGTCCCAAGGGTGGTAAGTGGCAGAAGGAAACATCCACAGACCTTCAGACCCCAAATCCAGCCCACCAAGGATGCTTCCAAGGGCAGGCAATGGGGCCAGAGGGGAAGGGAGCACAGGGAgactgaaaggaagagaaaactgcCTCGGTTctcccagctccccaggctgTGCTGAGGTCCCTGCTGTGGGCGGGATGTTCATGTCCAGTCACACCCCCCGTCCTTCCCAGGGAGCCCAACCCTGCCCGCCTGCGTGTGGAGGCCTGGCCTCCATCCACCAGCTAGCACTCCAGAGGGAGCAAGGGCTTGGCAGGAGCCATGAACTTCCCCAACATACTAACAACCTCTTGGTCCTGTTCCTCAGAAAGCCCATGAAGAGATGGTTCTGTCAGTGGAAGAGCTCCACAGTCACATTAGAAGTGCTGCCCGGAGAAGCCCCACCCCTCCTCGCTCCCCGCCAGTACTTGTTCACACGGGATATGACTCTAACAAGTCCACTGTCTGCTTGAGAGATGATCAGTTCAGCGTAGAAGACGAGAGTGGCTCTCCTTCCTCCACACCAGTGCCAGCCCACCTGGCAAGCCTAGAAAGCCTCGGCTCTTTGACCTCTATCACAAAGCAGGCCCCACTGGCCTCCTTAGAAAGTCTCAGCTCACTGTCTACCCTCTCAGGCCAGGCCTGGCCAGCCAGCAGAGAAAGCCTGAGCGATCTGCCTTCCATCTCCGAGCAGGCCCTGGATGGCTATGGCACTCGCTTCCATGGTCCCGAGATTGAGGACAGCATTATTCCTACTGAAATCCGCAACCGCACTGAGGCCCATGGCCGTGCAGAGACCCATGACCCAGAGGACCCTGAAGAGACCTCCAGCTTGGGTGAGAACCATGGTCATGGCCCCAGTAGGAGGCATCTGCTTGTCCTCAGCCAGAGGTGTGTGCAAGAAGCAGGCTGCAACCTTGATGAGATCCGTAGCTTGCCTGATGACGTCAAAGTTGAGAGTGGCTTCCTTGGCCTCGAGAAGCAACTCAAGCATGCTGTTGAGACAACCTGGAGCCTTGATGATGATTTCATGAGCTTTGACGAAGACAAGGACAGTAATTCAGAGTCTGAGGACAGTTATCCGCCAAGCCCTGGGTGCAGCTTCACTGAAGGATTCTCCTCCAAGCTCTTTCACCCTGACTACGTCCCTAAGGTTGACTGGTGGTCCCGGATCCTCTTCCCTCTTGCCTTTGTGGTGTTCAACATTGTTTACTGGGCCTACCATTTCAAGTAGTTCCCCATTGCCCCAGAGAGACAGGGCACTGTGCTGTGCTCCTTTCACAGTCCTTATGGTTCCGTTTtgcctgcttttctttgttcATGTTCTTTTCTTGTGGTTATCCGGGCAGTCGAATCAGCCCTGCCTTTCTCTTTATAAACATGAGGTGAGGGGTAGTGGGAAAGGATGTGTTCTGGCTGGAAGGAGAGGGattgaagagaagctggaagtaaGTAGCAcagtaattttccttttcttctagaaGACTATCACTTTTTCAAGGACTCCTACCAGttaatgcacacagaaaagcccctGGAAATGTCTAGGGGACTAAGAGGAGCCACATTGGAGCACAGAGGAAGGATCAAAGTCCCATGCACAAACGTTCCTGAGGGCTTTTCTATTCTCCTGAGGTTTTgaactttctgttttgttcctccgAGGGATCACAGCCCTTTCTCCACACACACCCCCACTTAGGATTTCGTGGGAGGAGGTCAATCTGCTTGGGCTGAGCCGCACAGGGGCTTGCACGTGTTGAGAGCTGCCTCTAAGGAGCTTGGGAAATCTTGAAAGTGCCTTTTCCCCACtattttttctgttatattttgagTGTGGTGGTGTAGCTCAGGGCTGACGGTGCATGTGGGTGGGCAGGCGGGTAGGGGTGCCAAGTGAGACGTCAGGGTAGGTGGGAGAGCATGTTTCCCATAGGAGCTTGCAGGGAGTGATAGATGTCAGGTGAGCAAGTACCCAGATTGGAGAAGTGAGAATTTCTCTTGTCTACATGTGTGCATCAGAATGCTTGACAGCAGGGCCTCCATACATGTGTCTAGGTCAGATGCTGAACTGACCCACAGTCACAGAGCAAGCACTTGGTGAAAGGCTAGCATTAGGAAAGTTCACCATCTAATCTCAAACAGCAGATGAACAACTGTTGTGAATCTATATACTAATCCTTTCTGTTTGTCTAGTGCATACCTAAGTACCAACAAGCTTACTGACCGACAACATCATCAGACTGTCACGGGAGCCCTGTAAGCCAGGGAAGGCTCAGGACCTTGTGCCCAGTGTTCCAAGGGAAAACGAGCTTATGAACTAAGCTGGGGACATCCAGCCAGTGCGTGGTGGAGCTGCCCCACCTGCTCTTTCTTCTTGTCCTCTTAAGTCTCAACTGAAATGGaccccttct includes these proteins:
- the GABRQ gene encoding gamma-aminobutyric acid receptor subunit theta yields the protein MGIRGTLRAAVFLLLIRTWLAEGDNPSPVPKFHFELSTVPEVVLNLFNCKNCANEAVVHKILDRVLSRYDVRLRPNFGGAPVPVGVSIYVSNIEQISEMTMDYTVTMVFHQTWKDPRLAYHETNLNLTLDYRMLEKLWVPDCYFLNSKDAFVHDVTVENRVFQLHPDGTVRYGIRLTTTAACSLNLQKFPLDKQTCKLEVESYGYTVEDIVLYWEGNGQAIQGTEKLHIPQFSFLGKTITSKEVLFYTGSYVRLILRFLVQREVISYLVQIYWPTVLTTVVSWMSFWMNYESSAARVTLGLTLMLILNTINSHLRDKLPQVSCVKAIDIYVVVCFFFVFLSLLEYVYINYLFYSRGGSRRNSRRHRRAQRVMARYRYRYRSTALQKAHEEMVLSVEELHSHIRSAARRSPTPPRSPPVLVHTGYDSNKSTVCLRDDQFSVEDESGSPSSTPVPAHLASLESLGSLTSITKQAPLASLESLSSLSTLSGQAWPASRESLSDLPSISEQALDGYGTRFHGPEIEDSIIPTEIRNRTEAHGRAETHDPEDPEETSSLGENHGHGPSRRHLLVLSQRCVQEAGCNLDEIRSLPDDVKVESGFLGLEKQLKHAVETTWSLDDDFMSFDEDKDSNSESEDSYPPSPGCSFTEGFSSKLFHPDYVPKVDWWSRILFPLAFVVFNIVYWAYHFK